The following are from one region of the Novosphingobium humi genome:
- a CDS encoding bifunctional helix-turn-helix transcriptional regulator/GNAT family N-acetyltransferase, producing MLDQLTGDIAALRRFNRLYTNWLGLLDVHLDGSPFTLSEARVLYELAHRHEPTAAEIARTLNMDRAQISRTLKRFAQRNLLETRINPAHGRQQLLILTPEGRVAAEDLNDKTQTAVGALLRQLPEVQRRRLIGATTTMAQALEAKVEAPAVRLRSLRPGDLGMVTARQAMLYADEYGWDQGYEALVARILADFHDHFDPARDAAWIAETGDDMVGSIFLVHTDEPEVARLRLLYVEPTARGTGTGKLLVSTCIARARQLGYARLTLWTNSVLVAARRIYERAGFVLIDEEPHHSFGHDLVGQTWSLDL from the coding sequence ATGCTGGATCAATTGACAGGCGATATTGCCGCCCTGCGCCGCTTCAACAGGCTTTACACCAACTGGCTTGGGCTGCTCGATGTCCATCTCGACGGCAGCCCGTTTACCTTGAGCGAAGCGCGCGTTCTTTATGAACTGGCGCATCGCCACGAGCCGACCGCAGCCGAAATCGCGCGCACGCTCAACATGGATCGCGCCCAGATCAGCCGCACGCTCAAGCGGTTTGCGCAGCGCAATTTGCTGGAAACGCGCATCAATCCCGCCCATGGCCGCCAGCAACTCTTGATACTGACTCCCGAAGGCCGGGTGGCGGCGGAGGATCTGAATGACAAAACACAGACGGCGGTGGGAGCATTGCTTCGGCAATTGCCGGAAGTCCAGCGTCGGCGTCTGATCGGGGCCACCACCACCATGGCCCAGGCCCTGGAGGCCAAGGTCGAGGCTCCGGCGGTCAGGTTGCGGAGCCTTCGACCGGGCGATCTGGGGATGGTCACGGCCCGGCAAGCCATGCTCTATGCCGATGAATATGGCTGGGATCAGGGCTATGAGGCGCTTGTCGCGCGCATCCTTGCCGATTTTCACGACCATTTCGATCCGGCCCGCGATGCCGCCTGGATCGCCGAAACAGGCGACGACATGGTGGGGTCGATTTTTCTGGTCCATACCGACGAGCCGGAAGTGGCCAGACTGCGCCTGCTCTATGTCGAACCGACCGCGCGCGGCACGGGAACGGGAAAGCTGCTTGTCTCGACCTGCATCGCGCGCGCGCGGCAACTTGGCTATGCGCGGCTCACATTATGGACCAACAGCGTGCTCGTCGCGGCGCGGCGCATTTATGAGCGGGCCGGATTTGTCCTGATCGATGAAGAGCCGCACCACTCTTTCGGCCATGATCTGGTGGGCCAGAC